The sequence TTTCTTAAACCATTCAATAACTTTTAACTGTTTTTCCCGGGTCAACCCATAAAAAACACATATCCAGGGAGACAAGAGCAGATACCAAGGTAATATAGAGGTATCTCGCCCACTGATGAGTAAATACAGAAACCCCGAATAGATAATCAGGACTCCGACTCCCCCGACTAACAGCATTAAATTTCTAGTCACTTTTTCCAGCCAAACCATCTTTTTATCGAAACTCAATCCAAGCTTCCCCCAAACATTAACTTCCAGCATTATCACTTATCATAAGCGCTTATGTAAGTACTTGTGTGAGGATCTATGTTAAATGCTGTTAACCCCAATAACCTAATTCCCTCCCATAAAAACAAAAACGGGCCTAAGCCCGTTTTATTACTATCATACTTGTCTTAGAAACCAGAGCCTAAAAACTCGCTCTCAAGTTCTAAACAAAGTCTAAATTCTAATGCCACCATCGATTTCGAATACACGACCGTTAACGTAATCATTCTCTATGATGAACTTCACCGTCGATGAAATCTCTGATGGTTGACCTAGGCGTCCAACTGGCACCATCTTCTCCATACGCGCTAACGCTTCAGGCTTCATCGCAGCCGTCATTTCAGTTTCAATCACACCTGGCGCTACCGCTGCGCTACGAATATTGTACCTTGCCAACTCTTTCGCCCAGCCAACAGACATGGCAGCAACACCCGCTTTAGAAGCTGAATAGTTAGTCTGACCCATGTTACCCGCCTTGGCTAAGCTAGAAATGTTGATGATCACGCCTTCTTGCTTAGATTCGATCATCGCTACCGCAGCTTCGCGTCCACATAGGAATGAGCCGGTTAAATTAACGTTAATCACTGCCTGAAACTGCTCATATGACATACGGTCAGTCACCTTGCCTTCTTTGGCTTTGACTAGCATGCCATCGAATAAAATACCCGCATTGTTGATAAGCACATTAACTTGTCCAAAATCTTCCAGAATATAACCGAAACCCGCCACCACATCTTCTTCATCTGTGATATCGAAGGCATAACCTTGCACTTCCGCTCTGTCACCAATATCGGCACAAGCACGTTCAAGCTTCTCTTGATCTACATCGATAAGGGCCAATTTAGCGCCAGCTTCGGCTAAATCCAGCGCCATAGCCAAACCAAGTCCACCAGCACCACCAGTAATGACCACTACCTTATCTTTTAAATCCATCGTATTACCCTTTACTTTTAATTTGTTGAATATTAGTAATCTGTTGAGAATGATTAAACTGTTCAAAAATACTAGAAAAATCTCGTGTACCATTGCCTTGACGAGCATGGTTCACATATAAACTGCGTGCTAGCGCACCCATTGGCGTACAGGAATTAGTCAGTAACGCCGCCTCTTGGGATAGGCCAAGATCTTTAACCATAAGATCGACCATAAAGCCGCCCTGATAACCATTGGATGACGGTACAGACTCCATCACATCCGGACAAGGATTATATTTATCTAGCGTCCAATTACCACCACTACTGACCTTCATTATCTCAGAAAGTACTGTTGGATCTAATCCATGATCTATGCCCATCTGCAGAGATTCACTGGTACCTATCATCAACACAGACAGCAGCATATTATTGCAAATTTTAGCCACCTGCCCAGCACCGGGTCCGCCGGCGTGTAAAATATTGGCTCCCATATGGCTTAGCACTTGAGAGGCTTGCTCAAACCCACTGTCGCTGCCACCACAGATAAAGGTTAATGTCCCGGCCGCCGCGCCTGCTGTACCACCAGATACGGGAGCATCGATAAACTCCAGTCCCTTACTTGCTGCGGCTGTGGCAACTTGTTTCGCACTCTGGGCATCTATGGTTGAACAATCGATCAGTAAGGTGCCTTCGGCCACCACATCGAGCAAGCCCTTATCGGCGCTGCCTTCGCCTAAGTAAAGTGAGCGAACATGCTTACCGGCAGGCAACATGGTTATCACCACATCGGCACCGGATGCTGCTCCGCAGGCACTCTTTGCCGCAAGTGCGCCAAGCTCAGTCAGAGACTTCATCGCCTCGGGGACGAGATCAAACACCTTAACCATCACGCCTGACTTTATTAAATTGGCCGCCATTGGCGCGCCCATATGTCCTAATCCGATAAATGCGATACTTGTCATCTAACACTCCTAAGCTAAAGTAATTTATTCCCTGGGACTCATTTCAAGCTTTTTGTTTTACTCTCATCTGCCTAACTGTTTTCAGGTTAGCCCTCTTGCAGTTAAGCCTTCTCCAAATGAACTAAGGGATGTGAGGCTAGAGACCAAGGAGAGCTAAGCATCTGCTCAATTAAGCTAGCTGGGACATCCGACACTTGGTTAAACTTCCACTTGGGATTACGGTCTTTATCGATAAGCAGTGCCCTCACCCCTTCAGAGAAGTCTCCCAAGGCGCAGCAGTTAACACTCAAGCCCAGTTCGAACCTAAATACCTCGGCCAGACTCAAATCTGTGCCTAAGTGAGCTTGGCGATAAATGAGTTGCAAGCTAATGGGACTGCCAGACAACATGGTCTTGATGGGACGCGCTAACCAAGACTCTTTAAGCTCTAATTCACCGACTCGAGTCATGATCTCGTTAAGCGTGCCTGACATCAGTGCATTAATTTCAGCACTCTGGCTCTCTAGGTTACCTGGCTGTAAGCTAGTCGTCGCTTGCTCACCGCAAGTATTTAGCACATCTGTTAGCAGTTGGTGATTGATAACAGCATCATCTCCCCAACTTAAAGTGGCTAAGCTATCGAGCAATGGCTGCTTATCATCATCTTGAATATAATGATTAGCAATCCCCACGTGCTTAGCATCTGCAGCATTCATATTGTAGGCTGTCAGCCCCAGAAACAGACCCAGCTTCCCCGGCATGCGATTGAGAAAGTAACTGCCACCCACATCGGGATACAGGCCTATGGTGACTTCGGGCATGGCAATACGTGAGTTCTCTGTGACTACTCTGTGGCTTGCGCCCATCATCAGGCCGAGACCCCCTCCCATAACGATGCCATTTCCCCACACTAAAATCGGTTTCCCATAGGTATCGATTAGATGATCGAGTCTGTATTCCTGCTCAAAAAAATTCGTGGCCAGTGCGGTAAGCTCACCCGGGTTCTCAATGGATGCCTGATAAATAGCCCTAACATCGCCACCGGCACAGAAGGCTTTCTCGCCAGCACCATCTAACATCACCATGGCGATAGCATCATCATCTTGCCAGCGCGTAAGCTGAGCGAGCATCAACTGCACCATCTCAAGATTAATTGAGTTAAGGGCTTTTTCCATATTCAGAGTCATGACCCCGATCTGCTTGCCAGAGGCTGTGCCTAAAGTTTGAAATACCACACTGTTTGTTGAATTAGTCATTAGCAGTTCTTCCAATTAGCCTTACGCTTTTCTAAGAAAGCCGCTACACCTTCTGCTTGATCTTGAGTATCAAACAGGTCTGCAAACAGCTCGCGCTCTATGGTTAAGGCTTGATTTATAGGCATATTTCGCCCAGCTTGAATAAGCGTCTTACAGGCTTTAATACTACTTGGGCTCTGGTTAGCCACCTTGGCGGCTAACTGCATTGCCCCATCGAGAGCGGCTCCGGTGTCGACCACCTCTTCAACCAGCTTTAGCTGCAGCGCTTGCTCCGCACCCAGTCGCTCACCACATAAGATCATCCGCTTAGCCCAGCCTTCTCCAATGAGCGCCGCCAGATTTTGTGTTCCCCCTGCACAAGGTAACAGACCTACGGTAGCTTCGGGCAAGGCCATCACAGCTTGAGACTCAGCGATGCGTATATCGCAAGCCAAAGCCACTTCTAAACCGCCGCCCATGGCATAGCCATTGATTGCTGCAATAGACACGCCGCGAAATGCACTTAACGCTTCGAATGCTTCACCGAAACAGTTTGCCATATTGGCAGCATTCTCTTTATTGCCATCGGCAAACAACTTGAGATCGGCACCGGCGGAGAAAAACTTGCTACCTTCACCAGTGATCACCAGGGCATAGACTTCCGGGTTCTCATTGAGTGCCTCAACTTTCTGTTTCAGCAATTGCAGACTCTGGGCGGTCCAGGTATTGGCCGGTGGATTACTCATGGTGATCACTGCGGTATGTCCAACAATCTTTTCTATCAGGGCTGTCATCTATCGCTTCCTTTTAAATCGAATCTGGCTTTCTACGTTAATAACTCTCGTTTGGTTACAGTGCGCTAGCTACAAGATCTGTCCGGCGCTCTCATCAAGCAAACGGCGGGCGATAATCAAACGCATGATCTCGTTAGTCCCTTCCAATATCTGATGTACCCGAACATCACGCACATGACGCTCTAAGGGATATTCACGAATATAGCCATAACCGCCATGCAGTTGCAACGCCGCATCACACACTTGAAAACCGATATCGGTGGCGAAACGTTTCGCCATGGCGCAGTAAGCAGTGGCTTCGGGATCATCCATATCGAGTTTAAAGGCCGCTAAACGCACCAATTGCCTTGCCGCCACTAACTCAGTCGCCATGTCGGCAAGTTTAAATTGCAGCGCCTGAAACGCGGCAATGGGCTTACCAAATTGCTTGCGCTCATTCATATATTGTGTGGCTCGCTCCAGGGCTGCTTGGGCGGTGCCCACAGAGCAGGTAGCAATATTGATGCGTCCGCCGTCTAAGCCCTTCATCGCAAAAGTAAAGCCTTGGCCCTCTTCACCTAATAAGTTTGCTACAGGTACCCGCACCTGCTCGAAGGTAACCTCACGGGTCGGCTGGGCATTCCAGCCCATCTTATCTTCAGCCTTGCCGTAGGTGATACCTTTGGTATCGGCGGGCACCGCGATGGCAGAGATGCCTTTAGGGCCATCTTGTCCGGTACGGCACATGACCACCAACATCTCTGTCGCCCCCGCACCTGAAATAAACATCTTGGCACCCGAGATCACATACTCATCGCCTTCTCTCACAGCTTTGGTCTTAAGGGATGCAGCATCGCTGCCCGCACCCGCTTCGGTTAAGCAATAAGAGGCCAGTTTCTGGCCAGTAGTTAATGACTCGGACCACTCTTGTTTCAAGGATTCGGTGCCGAAACTTGTCACCATCCAGGTCGCCATATTGTGTATGGTCAACATGGCTGTGGTTGCCGTACAGCCCATGGAAAGTTGCTCGAAGATAATCGATGAGTCGAGGCGAGAGAGTCCCATGCCGCCTTCACTTTCAGGTGAATAGAGCGAGCAGAAACCTAGCTCACCGGCGCGTTGAATGACATCTTTAGGGAAGTGGTGTTCTTTATCCCATTTAGCTGCAAATGGGGCAAGTTCGTCTTGTGAAAACTGCTGGGCTAGATCGGCAAATTGGCGCTGATCATCACTGAGGTTAAAATCCATCGATGGTCTCCTAATTCGTTTTTTATTCTTGTTTTTCGTGTTGCTAGAAACTCAGTATCGAGGCTTGAGTGCATAGCTATGCTTAACTTGCAGGTTAAATGAAAGCCGTTGCTTCATTTGCGCTTATCACCTGCGGTGAGCTTATGTGCGGATACTGATGCGACACGCTGTAAATA is a genomic window of Shewanella psychrophila containing:
- a CDS encoding enoyl-CoA hydratase/isomerase family protein produces the protein MTNSTNSVVFQTLGTASGKQIGVMTLNMEKALNSINLEMVQLMLAQLTRWQDDDAIAMVMLDGAGEKAFCAGGDVRAIYQASIENPGELTALATNFFEQEYRLDHLIDTYGKPILVWGNGIVMGGGLGLMMGASHRVVTENSRIAMPEVTIGLYPDVGGSYFLNRMPGKLGLFLGLTAYNMNAADAKHVGIANHYIQDDDKQPLLDSLATLSWGDDAVINHQLLTDVLNTCGEQATTSLQPGNLESQSAEINALMSGTLNEIMTRVGELELKESWLARPIKTMLSGSPISLQLIYRQAHLGTDLSLAEVFRFELGLSVNCCALGDFSEGVRALLIDKDRNPKWKFNQVSDVPASLIEQMLSSPWSLASHPLVHLEKA
- a CDS encoding SDR family oxidoreductase, coding for MDLKDKVVVITGGAGGLGLAMALDLAEAGAKLALIDVDQEKLERACADIGDRAEVQGYAFDITDEEDVVAGFGYILEDFGQVNVLINNAGILFDGMLVKAKEGKVTDRMSYEQFQAVINVNLTGSFLCGREAAVAMIESKQEGVIINISSLAKAGNMGQTNYSASKAGVAAMSVGWAKELARYNIRSAAVAPGVIETEMTAAMKPEALARMEKMVPVGRLGQPSEISSTVKFIIENDYVNGRVFEIDGGIRI
- a CDS encoding enoyl-CoA hydratase gives rise to the protein MTALIEKIVGHTAVITMSNPPANTWTAQSLQLLKQKVEALNENPEVYALVITGEGSKFFSAGADLKLFADGNKENAANMANCFGEAFEALSAFRGVSIAAINGYAMGGGLEVALACDIRIAESQAVMALPEATVGLLPCAGGTQNLAALIGEGWAKRMILCGERLGAEQALQLKLVEEVVDTGAALDGAMQLAAKVANQSPSSIKACKTLIQAGRNMPINQALTIERELFADLFDTQDQAEGVAAFLEKRKANWKNC
- the mmsB gene encoding 3-hydroxyisobutyrate dehydrogenase, whose amino-acid sequence is MTSIAFIGLGHMGAPMAANLIKSGVMVKVFDLVPEAMKSLTELGALAAKSACGAASGADVVITMLPAGKHVRSLYLGEGSADKGLLDVVAEGTLLIDCSTIDAQSAKQVATAAASKGLEFIDAPVSGGTAGAAAGTLTFICGGSDSGFEQASQVLSHMGANILHAGGPGAGQVAKICNNMLLSVLMIGTSESLQMGIDHGLDPTVLSEIMKVSSGGNWTLDKYNPCPDVMESVPSSNGYQGGFMVDLMVKDLGLSQEAALLTNSCTPMGALARSLYVNHARQGNGTRDFSSIFEQFNHSQQITNIQQIKSKG
- a CDS encoding acyl-CoA dehydrogenase family protein, which produces MDFNLSDDQRQFADLAQQFSQDELAPFAAKWDKEHHFPKDVIQRAGELGFCSLYSPESEGGMGLSRLDSSIIFEQLSMGCTATTAMLTIHNMATWMVTSFGTESLKQEWSESLTTGQKLASYCLTEAGAGSDAASLKTKAVREGDEYVISGAKMFISGAGATEMLVVMCRTGQDGPKGISAIAVPADTKGITYGKAEDKMGWNAQPTREVTFEQVRVPVANLLGEEGQGFTFAMKGLDGGRINIATCSVGTAQAALERATQYMNERKQFGKPIAAFQALQFKLADMATELVAARQLVRLAAFKLDMDDPEATAYCAMAKRFATDIGFQVCDAALQLHGGYGYIREYPLERHVRDVRVHQILEGTNEIMRLIIARRLLDESAGQIL